The following are from one region of the Halarcobacter sp. genome:
- a CDS encoding TerB family tellurite resistance protein, translating into MKLIVLLIIGVILYFIARGYKTEKFENIKLDIKERFNGDLMNHEAGLLVALMAKVAKADGQVSELEAEMLKHTFTDISRHFENSEEVRDKLKNIYNIEKESFDNTINICEKLYKITKHDYQKRIKILEYLLNLAFIDKEFSQTEFMITEDISNSLQIKKVDFENLVNKFENFYRNQKENETISLEKAYEVLEANKDDDDNVLKKKYRTLVKKHHPDIVAGQGASEDIINQATKKLQEINEAYELIKKSRGI; encoded by the coding sequence ATGAAACTTATTGTTTTACTGATAATTGGTGTTATACTTTATTTTATTGCAAGAGGGTACAAAACTGAAAAGTTTGAAAATATTAAATTAGATATAAAAGAGAGATTTAATGGTGACTTGATGAACCATGAAGCAGGTCTTCTTGTTGCTCTTATGGCAAAAGTTGCAAAAGCAGATGGTCAAGTTAGTGAGCTTGAAGCTGAGATGTTAAAACATACTTTTACAGATATTTCAAGACATTTTGAAAACTCTGAAGAAGTTAGAGACAAACTAAAAAATATCTATAATATAGAAAAAGAAAGCTTTGACAATACTATTAATATATGTGAGAAATTATATAAAATAACAAAACACGACTACCAAAAGCGTATTAAAATATTAGAATATCTTTTAAATCTTGCGTTTATTGATAAAGAGTTTTCACAAACTGAATTTATGATTACTGAAGATATTTCAAATTCTCTACAAATAAAAAAAGTAGATTTTGAAAATTTAGTAAATAAATTTGAAAATTTCTATAGAAATCAAAAAGAGAATGAAACTATATCTTTAGAAAAAGCATATGAAGTTTTAGAGGCTAATAAAGATGATGATGATAATGTTTTAAAGAAAAAATATAGAACTTTAGTTAAAAAACATCACCCTGATATAGTTGCAGGGCAGGGTGCTTCAGAGGATATTATCAATCAAGCTACTAAAAAACTTCAAGAGATAAATGAAGCTTATGAACTTATCAAAAAAAGTAGAGGTATATAA
- a CDS encoding DegT/DnrJ/EryC1/StrS aminotransferase family protein, which yields MKDISFYQSSIGEEELSQIKSVLELNKDDNKVVEFEDNIANFVGAKYAVATCNATAAIHLALSAIKLKRGDKILMSVNSFVNVPEVVRHFDAEPIFIDINTEDMNIDVNKFEKALAENKTKKLRGAIITFVAGQTPDLDRIYDIAEKYGIILIEDATCALGVTYNDETVGSLRADMTIFSTNPSNGKYSVSRSGVIVTNNEEIAERAKLLRTHAITTTYDDFGNLDYIYDVVDIGHKYDISELDAAFSLAQLKKTNKFIKRRKEIAKIYKDRLSGIKHVTIPPHKDEHIFTHFIIKISRNRDAFARALRERGIATGLNYIPLHLLSYYKHKYSIKITEFSSALTSYQQILSIPMYPGLTDEEVNYICDQIIEIATDWV from the coding sequence ATGAAAGATATATCTTTTTATCAGTCCTCAATCGGAGAGGAAGAGTTAAGTCAGATTAAGTCAGTTTTAGAGCTTAATAAAGATGATAACAAAGTAGTTGAATTTGAAGACAATATTGCAAATTTTGTAGGTGCAAAATATGCTGTAGCAACTTGTAATGCTACTGCTGCAATCCATTTGGCTTTAAGTGCAATAAAACTTAAAAGAGGAGATAAGATTTTAATGTCTGTTAACTCTTTTGTAAATGTGCCAGAAGTTGTTAGACATTTTGATGCAGAGCCAATTTTTATTGATATCAATACAGAAGATATGAATATTGATGTTAATAAGTTTGAAAAAGCACTTGCTGAAAATAAAACAAAAAAATTAAGAGGTGCGATTATCACTTTTGTTGCAGGACAAACTCCTGATTTGGACAGAATCTATGATATTGCAGAGAAATATGGAATTATACTTATCGAAGATGCAACTTGTGCTTTAGGTGTAACTTACAATGATGAAACTGTAGGAAGCTTAAGAGCTGATATGACAATCTTCTCTACAAATCCATCAAATGGTAAATATTCAGTAAGTAGATCAGGTGTAATTGTTACAAACAATGAAGAGATTGCAGAAAGAGCAAAACTACTTAGAACACATGCCATTACTACTACATATGATGATTTTGGTAACTTAGATTATATTTATGATGTAGTTGATATTGGACATAAATATGATATTTCTGAGCTTGATGCAGCATTTTCTCTAGCTCAACTTAAAAAAACAAATAAATTTATCAAAAGAAGAAAAGAGATTGCAAAAATCTATAAAGATAGATTATCTGGAATTAAACACGTAACTATTCCACCACATAAAGATGAGCATATCTTTACACACTTTATCATTAAAATCTCTAGAAACAGAGATGCTTTTGCTAGAGCGTTAAGAGAAAGAGGAATAGCAACTGGATTAAACTATATTCCACTTCACCTTTTATCTTATTATAAACACAAATATTCTATTAAGATTACTGAATTTAGTTCAGCATTAACTTCATATCAACAAATATTATCTATACCTATGTATCCAGGTTTAACAGATGAAGAAGTCAATTATATTTGTGATCAAATTATTGAAATAGCTACTGATTGGGTATAA
- a CDS encoding DUF3833 domain-containing protein has product MKTKLLLLILFSFLLTGCSKMQLEDFKNKTPEFIPQEYFNGSMTAYGLVKDRSGKIIRTFKGTLVGSWDENGVGTLDEKFVYDDGEKLTRVWTLKPTGEKSFDATAGDIVGTAKMEALGNTVMIDYVMTVPYKGTTIDISVKDWLHLQEDGVIINHSKMKKFGFTVGELVITIIKDFP; this is encoded by the coding sequence ATGAAAACAAAACTACTATTACTGATATTATTTTCTTTTTTATTAACAGGATGTTCAAAAATGCAATTAGAAGACTTTAAAAACAAAACACCAGAGTTTATACCTCAAGAGTATTTCAATGGCTCTATGACAGCTTATGGATTAGTAAAAGATAGAAGTGGGAAAATCATACGAACTTTCAAAGGAACACTTGTTGGTTCTTGGGATGAAAATGGAGTTGGAACTTTAGATGAAAAGTTTGTTTATGATGATGGAGAAAAACTAACTAGAGTTTGGACTTTAAAACCAACAGGAGAAAAAAGCTTTGATGCAACTGCAGGAGATATAGTTGGAACTGCTAAAATGGAAGCTTTAGGAAATACTGTGATGATAGATTATGTAATGACTGTCCCTTATAAAGGTACTACAATAGATATTAGTGTAAAAGATTGGTTGCACTTACAAGAAGATGGAGTTATTATAAATCACTCAAAAATGAAAAAGTTTGGTTTTACAGTAGGAGAGTTGGTAATAACTATTATTAAAGATTTTCCATGA
- a CDS encoding 3'-5' exonuclease — translation MPYYVLFDTETTGNQEEDRVIQFGAMIVDQQGKVEAYDELCSSNVEIKLEAMEVHNITPDLLEGKPKATETTFYKRLEELNSNENYLIAHNINFDMGMIEKEGFINSYQTIDTLRCAKHLFPEMPYHRLQYLRYALELYKNEQQEAAKYNITIKAHDAIGDVLVMKLFLSKLVTKCREIYPDYNPMEKLVDLTRTPVLIKTFRFGKYKGRDIAEVAQEDTGYLNWMKTNLDLDEDLKYTLDKVLG, via the coding sequence ATGCCATATTACGTATTATTTGATACAGAAACAACAGGAAACCAAGAAGAAGATAGAGTTATTCAATTTGGTGCTATGATTGTTGACCAACAAGGAAAAGTTGAAGCTTATGATGAGTTATGTTCTTCTAATGTTGAGATTAAACTTGAAGCAATGGAAGTACATAATATTACCCCTGATTTATTAGAAGGAAAACCAAAAGCAACTGAAACAACTTTTTATAAAAGATTAGAAGAGTTAAACTCAAATGAAAATTATCTAATAGCACATAATATTAACTTTGATATGGGAATGATTGAAAAAGAGGGATTTATAAACTCTTATCAAACTATAGATACTTTAAGATGTGCAAAACACTTATTCCCTGAGATGCCATACCATAGACTTCAATACCTAAGATATGCTTTAGAGCTATACAAAAATGAGCAGCAAGAAGCTGCTAAATATAATATCACTATTAAAGCTCACGATGCTATTGGTGATGTATTAGTTATGAAACTATTTTTATCAAAACTTGTTACAAAATGTAGAGAAATTTATCCAGATTATAATCCTATGGAAAAATTAGTTGACCTAACAAGAACCCCTGTACTTATAAAAACTTTTAGATTTGGAAAATATAAAGGTAGAGATATCGCTGAAGTTGCACAAGAAGATACAGGATATCTAAACTGGATGAAAACAAATCTAGATTTAGATGAAGATTTAAAATATACTCTTGACAAAGTTTTAGGATAA
- a CDS encoding UPF0323 family lipoprotein — protein MANKNKHIKKLSNYALVGGLGAFLITGLTGCENKGISGQNQQQGGSVTDATQKQNAFVIIEKSQDGKYSIADEFPAAKTTIVLRSPDGSERILSQEEIDALVKEEAARIDNGTSGLTNPQMSEGMGLGGVLLSSIAGAMLGSWIGNKLFGNQNYQNQRKAQYKSPQTYSRSQSSFKKAATTSSSTKKSGFFGSKSGTSKSGSFFGG, from the coding sequence TTGGCTAATAAAAATAAACATATTAAAAAACTATCAAATTATGCACTTGTAGGTGGATTGGGTGCTTTTTTAATCACAGGACTTACAGGATGTGAAAATAAAGGCATCAGCGGTCAGAATCAACAACAAGGTGGTTCTGTAACAGATGCAACCCAAAAACAAAATGCATTTGTGATTATTGAAAAATCTCAAGATGGTAAATATTCTATTGCAGATGAATTTCCAGCAGCTAAAACAACTATTGTTTTAAGAAGTCCTGATGGGAGTGAAAGAATTCTTTCGCAAGAAGAGATTGATGCTTTAGTAAAAGAGGAAGCTGCAAGAATCGACAATGGAACTTCTGGTCTTACAAATCCTCAAATGAGTGAGGGTATGGGTCTTGGTGGAGTTCTTTTATCTTCTATTGCTGGGGCTATGCTTGGTTCTTGGATTGGAAATAAACTATTTGGTAACCAAAACTATCAAAACCAAAGAAAAGCTCAATACAAGTCACCTCAAACATATAGTAGATCTCAAAGTTCTTTTAAAAAAGCAGCTACAACAAGTAGTAGTACAAAAAAGAGTGGATTTTTTGGAAGTAAATCTGGTACTTCAAAATCTGGTTCTTTCTTTGGTGGGTGA
- the tatC gene encoding twin-arginine translocase subunit TatC: MFEDLKPHIADLRKRLINSTICLFVAFFACFTFYEPILSWMMVPVEAVLPPNSQMVAVEIQETFFTALKVAFFGGFILSLPVIFWQMWLFLAPGLYDHEKKLVIPFVFFATLMFLSGAAFAYWVVVPFGFEFLINFGSAVVTVLPSIGKYVGFFTKLLFGFGVAFELPVITFFLAKIGLVDDRMLKDFFKYAVVIIFIFAALLTPPDVLTQFLMAGPLIILYIVSIYIAKIFNPATPIDEDDEE; this comes from the coding sequence ATGTTTGAAGATTTAAAACCACATATAGCAGATCTTAGAAAAAGACTTATTAATTCTACTATTTGTTTATTTGTTGCATTTTTTGCTTGTTTTACATTTTATGAACCAATATTAAGTTGGATGATGGTACCAGTTGAAGCTGTACTTCCTCCAAACTCTCAAATGGTTGCAGTTGAGATTCAAGAAACATTTTTTACAGCATTAAAAGTTGCATTTTTTGGAGGATTTATCCTTTCATTACCAGTTATATTTTGGCAAATGTGGCTATTTTTAGCTCCAGGACTTTATGACCATGAGAAAAAACTAGTTATCCCTTTTGTATTTTTTGCAACACTTATGTTTTTAAGTGGAGCAGCATTTGCTTATTGGGTTGTTGTACCTTTTGGATTTGAGTTTTTAATCAACTTTGGTTCTGCTGTTGTTACAGTATTGCCAAGTATTGGTAAATATGTTGGATTTTTCACAAAACTTTTATTTGGTTTTGGGGTTGCATTTGAGCTTCCAGTTATAACGTTTTTCTTAGCTAAAATTGGACTTGTTGATGACAGAATGTTAAAAGACTTTTTTAAATATGCAGTTGTAATAATCTTTATATTTGCAGCACTTTTAACTCCACCTGATGTTTTAACACAGTTTTTGATGGCTGGACCACTTATCATACTATATATTGTTTCAATATATATTGCAAAAATATTCAATCCAGCTACACCGATTGATGAAGATGATGAAGAATAA
- the tatB gene encoding Sec-independent protein translocase protein TatB, whose translation MFGMGFMEILLIAIIAIIALGPEKLPTAMVEIAKFLKKFKSGVEDAKSTLDNELNISEMKEEAARYKAQIEDAKSTLNVKENLNLGLNDIINEDDEKPKKSKEKEDKKEKVSLKEPKKKDKEEAIEVEDEADKFKVKLEDFDSTEEVK comes from the coding sequence ATGTTTGGAATGGGGTTTATGGAAATACTTCTAATTGCAATAATAGCAATTATTGCATTAGGACCTGAAAAACTACCTACAGCAATGGTAGAGATTGCGAAGTTTTTGAAAAAATTTAAATCGGGTGTTGAAGATGCAAAATCTACTCTAGATAACGAATTAAATATATCAGAGATGAAAGAAGAAGCAGCTAGATATAAAGCACAAATAGAAGATGCAAAATCTACTTTAAATGTAAAAGAAAATTTAAATTTAGGATTAAATGACATTATCAATGAAGATGATGAAAAGCCTAAAAAATCAAAAGAAAAAGAAGACAAAAAAGAAAAAGTTTCATTAAAAGAGCCTAAGAAAAAAGATAAAGAAGAAGCTATTGAAGTGGAAGATGAAGCTGATAAATTCAAAGTTAAACTTGAAGATTTTGATAGTACAGAGGAAGTAAAATAA
- a CDS encoding tetraacyldisaccharide 4'-kinase, with protein sequence MNQKFFLWVEEYLFFPNFFQRIISFLLLPLTFIYMLIIAFKRASAKTVDFGIPVISIGNIIVGGSGKTPLTIELASKYEDVAVILRGYGRESKGLFVVSDKGKILEDVKQSGDEAMLLSNSLPNATVIVSEDRKKAILKAKEMGCKIVFLDDGFSKYDIKKFDVLIRPKEEPTNIFCLPSGGYREPKMAYSFADLEIKEGVNFKRVVTFVRDGDILNVLPLKLLLLTAISKPKRVLEFLPKGTKMEAFEDHHDFTLEELNTIKEKYEGYTIVTTSKDFVKLEKFNIGDIILMDLKLEFINSANFNLIDKYINQYLKP encoded by the coding sequence TTGAATCAGAAGTTTTTTTTATGGGTTGAAGAGTATCTCTTCTTCCCTAATTTCTTCCAAAGAATCATCTCTTTTTTATTACTTCCTTTAACTTTTATTTATATGCTTATTATTGCTTTTAAACGAGCAAGTGCAAAAACTGTTGACTTTGGTATTCCTGTTATTTCTATAGGAAATATTATCGTTGGGGGAAGTGGAAAAACTCCTTTGACAATAGAATTAGCTAGTAAATATGAGGATGTAGCTGTAATCTTAAGAGGTTATGGAAGAGAATCAAAAGGCTTATTTGTTGTATCAGACAAAGGTAAAATACTTGAAGATGTAAAACAAAGTGGTGATGAAGCAATGTTACTTTCAAATTCACTGCCAAATGCTACAGTTATTGTAAGTGAAGATAGAAAAAAAGCTATTTTAAAGGCCAAAGAGATGGGGTGTAAAATAGTATTTTTAGATGATGGTTTTTCTAAATATGATATTAAAAAATTTGATGTATTAATTAGACCAAAAGAGGAACCTACAAATATATTTTGTCTTCCAAGTGGTGGATATAGAGAACCTAAAATGGCTTATTCTTTCGCTGATTTAGAGATAAAAGAGGGTGTAAACTTTAAAAGAGTGGTTACTTTTGTAAGAGATGGTGATATTTTAAATGTTTTACCACTAAAATTACTTTTATTAACTGCAATATCTAAACCAAAAAGAGTATTAGAGTTTTTACCTAAGGGTACAAAAATGGAAGCTTTTGAAGATCACCATGATTTTACTTTAGAAGAATTGAACACTATTAAAGAGAAATATGAGGGATACACTATAGTTACCACTTCAAAAGATTTTGTAAAATTAGAAAAATTTAACATAGGAGATATAATTCTAATGGATCTGAAATTAGAGTTTATAAACAGTGCAAACTTTAATCTAATAGATAAATATATAAATCAATACCTTAAACCTTAA
- a CDS encoding sodium-dependent transporter → MNKFSRIGFIFAAAGSAVGLGNIWKFPYVTGEFGGGAFVLVYLLCIVFIGLVVFIAESFLGQSSEVNVSSTFIKVSKSKNSNWKYGGFMVFAGLIILSFYSVVLGWILNYIVLSFGNLPNSAELAGSGFNQLVSEDIGLQIVFHSIVALITIFIVLRGIKEGIEKINLILMPLLGIILFGLLAYALSLDSFSKAVSFMFSANWSKIDENALLAALGQAFFTLSLGIGTIMTYSASLPKNENFIKSSFYVAIVDTSIAIIAGLIIFSFLFEAGAQSSAGPGLVFISLPVIFGQWGTLGNIIAISFFSALLFAGITSAVSMIEPVLMLFIERFNMTRKKAVIICGSIFYLLGIIALLSMSNAFKDSLTFFGKNAFDWMDFITSSVSMPIAAIVTCLFLGFFVDKQTIQNKFTQHVSIGMFNIWYVLVKYIVPLAITILLLNKLGVIQ, encoded by the coding sequence GTGAATAAATTTTCACGCATTGGATTTATTTTTGCAGCAGCTGGTTCAGCCGTTGGATTGGGTAATATATGGAAATTTCCATATGTAACTGGAGAGTTTGGTGGTGGTGCTTTTGTACTTGTTTATCTACTCTGTATTGTGTTTATTGGTCTTGTAGTATTTATTGCAGAATCATTTTTAGGACAATCTTCTGAAGTAAATGTTTCCTCAACTTTTATAAAAGTTTCAAAAAGTAAAAACTCAAACTGGAAGTATGGTGGATTTATGGTTTTTGCAGGACTTATAATTCTATCGTTTTATTCAGTTGTTTTAGGATGGATACTAAATTATATAGTTTTATCTTTTGGAAACTTACCAAACAGTGCAGAACTGGCAGGAAGTGGTTTTAATCAACTTGTATCAGAAGATATTGGATTACAAATAGTATTTCATAGTATTGTTGCTTTAATTACAATCTTTATTGTACTTCGTGGAATAAAAGAAGGAATTGAAAAAATCAACCTAATACTAATGCCTTTATTAGGAATAATATTATTTGGATTATTAGCTTATGCTTTAAGTTTAGATAGTTTTTCAAAAGCTGTTTCATTTATGTTTAGTGCTAATTGGAGTAAAATAGATGAAAATGCTCTTTTAGCAGCATTAGGACAAGCATTCTTTACACTATCTTTAGGTATTGGTACTATCATGACCTATTCTGCTTCTTTACCAAAAAATGAGAACTTTATTAAATCTTCATTTTATGTTGCTATAGTTGATACATCTATTGCAATAATTGCTGGGCTTATAATCTTCTCTTTTCTTTTTGAAGCTGGTGCACAAAGTTCAGCTGGTCCTGGTTTAGTTTTTATCTCATTACCAGTGATCTTTGGACAATGGGGTACTTTAGGAAATATTATTGCAATCTCATTTTTCTCAGCACTATTATTTGCAGGTATTACATCTGCTGTTTCAATGATTGAACCAGTTTTAATGCTTTTTATAGAAAGATTTAATATGACTAGAAAAAAAGCAGTAATAATTTGTGGTTCAATATTTTATCTTCTAGGAATAATAGCTTTACTTTCTATGTCTAATGCATTTAAAGATTCCCTTACTTTCTTTGGTAAAAATGCATTTGATTGGATGGACTTTATAACTTCATCTGTATCGATGCCTATAGCAGCAATAGTTACTTGTCTTTTTTTAGGATTTTTTGTTGATAAACAAACAATTCAAAATAAATTCACTCAACACGTTTCAATAGGTATGTTTAATATTTGGTATGTATTAGTTAAATATATTGTACCTTTAGCAATTACAATATTACTTTTAAATAAATTAGGAGTTATTCAATAA
- a CDS encoding glutathionylspermidine synthase family protein, whose product MKLEKLKPLSDEYLESIGFVWHTDEDNSSYVVDEIVQISEEEANTYYEAVNELYDMFCEAGEYVIENNLFHEINIPFNLVEVIKESWENDVHWHLYSRFDLAGGIDGKPIKLIEFNADTPTSLFETAIIQWAMLKANDYEEASQFNNLYEALKDNFKRIITLDTEIDKFEEYYSKLNWKILFSSISSSSEDINTTKLLQHIATEAGFNTDFEYIENVQFSDEGIFKDEESFEFWFKLIPWEDIAIDENELALLLTEIVKDKKAIIFNPAYTLMFQSKGFMKILWDLYPNHPLLLETSFEPLEGKKQVEKRCFGREGANTKIINSDGSIDVETQGDYEGHKAIYQEYVELPTDSEGNSYQAGVFYAYEACGLGFRRGGKILNNMSKFVGHIIK is encoded by the coding sequence ATGAAATTAGAAAAATTAAAACCATTAAGTGATGAATACTTAGAATCAATAGGTTTTGTTTGGCATACAGATGAAGATAACTCTTCTTATGTTGTTGATGAGATTGTACAAATCTCTGAAGAGGAAGCAAATACTTATTATGAAGCTGTAAATGAGCTTTATGATATGTTTTGTGAAGCTGGGGAATATGTTATTGAAAACAATCTATTTCATGAGATAAATATACCTTTTAACTTAGTAGAAGTTATAAAAGAATCTTGGGAAAATGATGTACATTGGCATCTTTATTCTAGATTTGATTTAGCTGGGGGAATTGATGGGAAACCTATTAAACTAATAGAGTTTAATGCAGATACTCCTACATCACTTTTTGAGACAGCTATTATCCAATGGGCTATGCTTAAAGCAAATGATTATGAAGAAGCTAGTCAGTTTAACAATCTTTATGAAGCACTTAAAGATAACTTCAAAAGAATCATCACTTTAGATACTGAGATAGATAAATTTGAAGAGTATTATTCAAAACTAAACTGGAAGATTTTATTCTCTTCTATATCTAGTTCTAGTGAAGATATAAACACAACTAAACTTCTTCAACATATAGCAACTGAGGCTGGGTTTAATACAGACTTTGAATATATTGAAAATGTACAATTTAGTGATGAAGGTATTTTCAAAGATGAAGAAAGCTTTGAGTTTTGGTTTAAACTTATCCCTTGGGAAGATATAGCAATAGATGAAAATGAACTTGCTCTTCTTTTAACAGAAATAGTAAAAGATAAAAAAGCAATCATTTTTAATCCTGCTTATACTTTAATGTTCCAATCAAAAGGTTTTATGAAAATCTTATGGGATTTATACCCAAATCATCCCCTACTTTTAGAAACTTCATTTGAGCCTTTAGAGGGTAAAAAACAAGTTGAAAAAAGATGTTTTGGACGAGAAGGAGCAAATACTAAAATCATAAATAGTGACGGAAGTATTGATGTGGAAACACAAGGTGATTATGAAGGTCACAAAGCTATTTACCAAGAATATGTTGAACTTCCAACTGATAGTGAAGGAAACTCTTATCAAGCAGGTGTTTTTTATGCCTATGAAGCTTGTGGTTTAGGCTTTAGAAGAGGTGGAAAAATCCTTAACAATATGTCAAAATTTGTAGGACATATTATAAAATAA
- a CDS encoding (2Fe-2S)-binding protein, translating into MAKSFPHSFEVCKCRGVTLGEIIFSIKENGANSIEKIGELTDAGTCCKCCQSSDKDIGVEKMELYLDQIVKKFVK; encoded by the coding sequence ATGGCTAAAAGTTTTCCTCATTCTTTCGAAGTTTGCAAATGTAGAGGTGTAACATTAGGGGAGATAATTTTCTCAATTAAAGAGAATGGTGCAAATTCAATTGAAAAAATTGGTGAGCTAACAGATGCAGGCACATGTTGCAAGTGTTGCCAAAGTTCAGATAAAGACATTGGTGTAGAAAAAATGGAACTTTATTTGGATCAAATAGTTAAAAAGTTTGTAAAATAG
- a CDS encoding (2Fe-2S)-binding protein codes for MIEKFKHDYEVCNCKKVTLGELITSINTNKIKTLGQIQDFTTAGTECRHCIFPETDFGKVKKEIYLKDILKEVQNG; via the coding sequence TTGATAGAAAAGTTTAAACATGATTACGAGGTTTGCAATTGTAAAAAAGTAACTCTAGGGGAACTTATAACTTCTATCAATACAAATAAAATCAAAACATTAGGTCAAATACAAGATTTTACAACAGCTGGTACAGAGTGTAGACATTGTATTTTCCCTGAAACTGATTTTGGAAAAGTAAAAAAAGAGATATATTTAAAAGATATATTAAAAGAGGTACAAAATGGCTAA
- the queA gene encoding tRNA preQ1(34) S-adenosylmethionine ribosyltransferase-isomerase QueA — MMKNKMELDPLKTSSYDYTLPKELIATHPVYPADSAKLLVYNRSEDKITHTTFKDLMKFIPEDVSIFLNDTKVIKARIFGNKESGGKVELLFNKPLFMDRYLVMIRGKVKVGNKLFFDENLSAEVLEVNEDGSRVVNFFKEDKKLDFLSLVEILNKIGHLPLPPYMNREDEEKDNQDYQTLFAKKYGAVAAPTASLHFTEKLLEDINKKFPVNYLTLHVGAGTFKPVDVEDILSHPMHSEYFEIDANAKKALDEAKKVLAVGTTVTRTIEYYARTNKIQGECDLFLNPLNKPIKVDHLLTNFHLPKSTLIMLIASFIGLEKTLEVYEEAIKNEYRFYSYGDGMLII, encoded by the coding sequence ATGATGAAGAATAAAATGGAGCTTGACCCACTAAAAACTTCTAGCTATGATTATACTTTACCAAAAGAACTCATAGCTACTCATCCTGTATACCCAGCTGACAGTGCCAAACTTCTGGTTTACAATAGAAGTGAAGATAAAATCACCCATACTACTTTTAAAGATTTGATGAAATTTATACCTGAAGATGTATCAATTTTTTTAAATGATACAAAAGTTATAAAAGCAAGAATCTTTGGAAATAAAGAATCTGGTGGAAAAGTAGAACTTTTATTTAACAAACCTCTTTTTATGGATAGATATTTAGTAATGATTAGAGGTAAAGTAAAGGTTGGAAATAAACTATTCTTTGATGAAAATTTAAGTGCAGAAGTTCTTGAAGTAAATGAAGATGGAAGTAGAGTTGTAAACTTCTTCAAAGAGGATAAAAAACTAGACTTTTTATCTTTAGTAGAGATTTTAAATAAAATAGGACACTTACCTCTTCCACCTTATATGAATAGAGAAGATGAAGAGAAAGACAATCAAGACTATCAAACTTTATTTGCTAAAAAATATGGTGCAGTAGCAGCACCTACTGCTTCATTACACTTTACAGAAAAGTTATTGGAAGATATAAATAAAAAATTTCCAGTTAACTATTTGACTCTTCACGTGGGAGCAGGAACTTTTAAACCTGTAGATGTGGAAGATATATTATCACATCCTATGCATAGCGAATATTTTGAAATAGATGCAAATGCAAAAAAAGCTTTAGATGAAGCAAAAAAAGTTTTAGCAGTAGGTACAACTGTTACAAGAACAATAGAGTACTATGCTAGAACAAATAAAATACAAGGTGAGTGTGACCTTTTTTTAAATCCACTAAACAAACCAATAAAAGTAGACCACCTACTTACAAATTTTCACCTACCAAAATCTACTTTAATTATGTTAATAGCTTCATTTATAGGTCTTGAAAAGACATTAGAAGTTTATGAAGAAGCAATTAAAAATGAGTACAGATTTTATTCGTATGGTGATGGAATGCTAATTATATAA